The window TCCTCCGCTACCAATTTCCCCGCACACCAATGACTTGAAGATTCATGTCTGGCCATGTTCGGCAGGCTCACCCGCCACCCGGCAAGAAGGGGGGGCGGCAGTGGCTCGCGGGATGATCCGATTATATCGTTCCGCCGATGATGGGAGTAAAAGCGCCGACACCGATAACGGCGCCGGCGTTCGCTGATAGAGCTTACCGATACTGCTTCACGTCTGCCGGTGGCTTCGGCACTATCAGCACTAGGCTACCAACGAGATCGATGCACAACGTGAGCGATCAAAGAACACGGCGTGCATAGCCTGAATGGCAGGATCCCGGTCGTTGCGGTTCACTATGAACTGGGCATCGACGTTGCGAGGACCCTGGGTTGCACCCAATGGTGATAGTCCCTCTTGTTCCATAGCCTGGAGGCCGCGCGAGACAACGCGCAGGTCGCTGAGGTCGCGCCCCAGAACGGAAACGATCGCCAGCTTGCGCGTCGTTATCTCCGCCTGCGGGTACTTCGCCGCAAGATCGGCTTCGACGCGGCGCATCGTTTTCAAGGACGCATCGACGTAATGGGTGATCGTGTTTGCGTTCGAGACTTTCGAGACGATGCGGACATTGTGGCGCGTCAGAACTTCAAGAATGGTGGCGTCGTAGCCCTTTACGCCCACCATGTCCTGTTCGAACAGTTCCAACGCAATGATGTCGAGACCGGTGACCATCTCGACTGCCGGTGTGGATGCAGGCTGGTCGTCGATGATCGTACCTGGATCGCCAGGCTCAAACGCATTCGTCACACGCAATGGTACGCCGGCCTGTCGCAGTGTCTTGGCAGCCGAAGGGTGAATCGCTTCCATTCCGAGGTTGGCCATCTGATCGGCCACATCGTAGTTTGTATGGCCAAGTGTCCTGACAGCATCTTCACCGACAAGTTTCGGATCGGCGGAAGACAGATGGAACTCCTTGTGGATGATCGCTTCGCTTGCGCCCGTGATGGCCGCCAGTTGCGAAAACGTAACTTCTGAGTAGCCGCGATCAAACTCGCGCATCAGGCCTTCGCTACATTGTGCATAGCCAGTGACGATTGGCAT of the Algicella marina genome contains:
- a CDS encoding aspartate kinase, which gives rise to MTHSVEKIGGTSMSRLHELRDTLFLEDGVVRYGRIFVVSAFGGITNLLLEHKKTGEAGAYAAFANDENHHGWHDALSRAGSAMVSAHESVLDHPGDQAQATAFVQERIEGARNCLIDLQRLCSYGHFRLNAHLMHIRELLSGLGEAHSAFVTTLLLQRAGINGRLVDLSGWRDDGDITLRERIEGAMQDIDPSIEMPIVTGYAQCSEGLMREFDRGYSEVTFSQLAAITGASEAIIHKEFHLSSADPKLVGEDAVRTLGHTNYDVADQMANLGMEAIHPSAAKTLRQAGVPLRVTNAFEPGDPGTIIDDQPASTPAVEMVTGLDIIALELFEQDMVGVKGYDATILEVLTRHNVRIVSKVSNANTITHYVDASLKTMRRVEADLAAKYPQAEITTRKLAIVSVLGRDLSDLRVVSRGLQAMEQEGLSPLGATQGPRNVDAQFIVNRNDRDPAIQAMHAVFFDRSRCASISLVA